The Litchfieldia alkalitelluris genome has a window encoding:
- a CDS encoding ABC transporter permease gives MNYVKRALLSVTARKGKSLLQIIIFTVICVLVLSGITIQSAATKSSELARQKLGAEVTLQVDMEKLRAQQQSEGTRTRFQSIPISTDLANELLSYSEVKAYNYYSSTYALADNFEPIENETTEEESTTENESTQEGSGGGGRMANMNADVTIQGLAFSDSYTDFTDGISTLIQGRHITEEDLDANVTMIENSLATENNLEVGDTITIASSDETQLLDLEIVGIYETTSTNTDSGMGMDLAFMNPYNKLFVPYTVASNLKGEDYKELIDSAIYYMSDPATIDQFITKAETESSIDFETFKLDANDTLYQQMVGPIQNVASFSKNIVYLVTIAGAVILGLIVMLSIRERKYEMGVLLAIGEKRWKLIGQFLTEIIVIAILALGISAVSGNLVASKVSDQLLTQEIAETEESTQPASFGGRGFGFGRDMQTTQQVETIDELEISITPKDLGFLSGIGLLIAVLSALIPSLSVLRLQPKTILTKQD, from the coding sequence ATGAATTATGTAAAGAGAGCATTATTAAGTGTTACAGCCCGTAAAGGAAAGAGTTTACTACAAATAATTATTTTCACCGTTATTTGTGTCTTAGTTTTATCAGGTATTACTATACAGTCAGCAGCAACTAAATCTAGTGAGCTGGCAAGACAAAAGCTCGGCGCTGAGGTCACTTTACAAGTTGATATGGAAAAATTACGAGCACAGCAACAATCTGAAGGCACAAGAACAAGATTTCAATCTATACCAATTTCAACAGATTTAGCAAATGAACTACTATCTTATTCTGAGGTAAAAGCATATAACTACTATTCATCTACATATGCTTTAGCGGATAATTTCGAACCAATTGAGAATGAAACAACCGAAGAAGAATCAACAACCGAAAACGAGTCCACACAAGAAGGGTCAGGTGGCGGCGGTAGAATGGCGAATATGAATGCAGATGTGACCATCCAAGGTTTAGCATTCTCAGATTCTTATACCGATTTTACGGATGGCATTTCTACTTTAATTCAAGGTAGACATATTACAGAAGAAGATCTTGACGCAAATGTCACAATGATTGAAAATTCCTTAGCAACTGAAAATAACTTAGAAGTTGGGGATACGATTACAATAGCATCAAGTGATGAAACACAGTTATTAGATTTAGAGATTGTTGGGATCTATGAAACAACCTCAACTAACACCGACAGTGGCATGGGGATGGATTTGGCATTTATGAATCCTTATAACAAACTCTTTGTTCCTTATACAGTTGCTTCCAATTTAAAAGGGGAAGATTACAAAGAATTGATTGATAGCGCTATTTATTACATGAGTGATCCAGCAACTATTGATCAATTCATTACTAAAGCTGAAACTGAAAGCTCAATTGATTTTGAAACATTTAAATTGGATGCAAATGACACATTATATCAACAAATGGTTGGACCTATCCAAAATGTCGCATCCTTCTCAAAAAATATTGTTTATTTAGTAACCATAGCCGGGGCAGTTATTTTAGGATTAATTGTCATGCTATCCATTCGCGAAAGAAAATATGAAATGGGAGTACTTCTTGCCATTGGAGAAAAGCGTTGGAAGTTGATTGGACAGTTCTTAACTGAAATTATTGTTATAGCTATTTTAGCTTTAGGAATTTCAGCCGTTAGCGGAAACTTAGTTGCTTCAAAAGTAAGTGATCAATTATTAACTCAAGAAATAGCAGAAACAGAAGAATCCACACAACCGGCATCTTTTGGTGGTCGAGGATTTGGTTTTGGTAGGGACATGCAAACTACACAACAAGTAGAAACAATTGATGAACTAGAGATCAGTATTACACCGAAGGATTTAGGATTTTTGTCAGGAATAGGATTGTTAATTGCCGTGTTGTCTGCTCTTATTCCGTCTCTATCAGTGCTTCGATTACAACCAAAAACAATTTTAACTAAACAAGATTAG
- a CDS encoding YjcZ family sporulation protein, with translation MGFGYGYGAGYGYGYGAPVAPTTGYGWGAGRGFALIVVLFILLIIVGAAWC, from the coding sequence ATGGGCTTTGGATACGGATATGGTGCAGGTTATGGATATGGCTACGGTGCACCAGTTGCTCCAACTACTGGTTATGGCTGGGGAGCTGGAAGAGGATTTGCTTTAATCGTAGTACTATTCATTCTCCTAATTATTGTAGGAGCAGCTTGGTGCTAA
- a CDS encoding DUF3231 family protein produces MINILESLLNTLKLEVDNEPKSPLHVGEVTSCWMYVALMDEASIFMQAGLNMTNDDVLRKVLIESLKQCDKQSQKLRNFMKNEGVHLPSVSEPRPDSDPNDVPLGAKLTDNEIANGVSIKTATAIIHCATSASQSIRNDVGTMWIEFMSDKLVFGVSLKTLMRERGWIKVPPYYYPPGMPTNG; encoded by the coding sequence ATGATAAATATTCTAGAGAGCTTACTTAACACTTTAAAACTGGAAGTTGATAATGAACCCAAGTCCCCATTACATGTTGGTGAGGTTACGAGTTGTTGGATGTATGTGGCTTTGATGGATGAAGCAAGTATTTTTATGCAGGCTGGGTTGAATATGACTAATGACGATGTATTAAGAAAAGTGTTGATCGAAAGTTTGAAGCAATGTGATAAACAATCACAAAAGCTACGTAATTTTATGAAAAATGAAGGTGTTCATTTACCTTCTGTATCTGAACCAAGACCAGACTCAGATCCAAACGATGTTCCATTAGGGGCAAAACTAACTGATAATGAAATTGCTAACGGCGTATCAATTAAAACTGCAACAGCGATTATTCATTGCGCAACAAGCGCTTCTCAATCCATACGAAACGATGTTGGAACAATGTGGATTGAATTTATGAGTGATAAACTTGTTTTTGGTGTATCTTTGAAAACACTGATGCGAGAAAGAGGATGGATCAAGGTACCTCCTTACTATTATCCACCCGGTATGCCCACTAACGGGTAA
- a CDS encoding response regulator transcription factor, with translation MKILVIEDNESVCSMLEMFFLKEDIQGHFVHDGIEGYNKFTSESFDVVIVDWMLPGMDGVTICRKIRADKSTVPIIMLTAKDSESDQVLGLEMGADDYVTKPFSPLALMARIRAVTRRYNKVNEEHDTTYLETQCFKISRETREVFLNNTPITNLTPKEFDLLYYFAQHPRQVFSREQLLERVWGYQFYGDERTVDVHIKRLRKKVGTDNQPFFHTVWGVGYKFDESVEVNAN, from the coding sequence ATGAAAATTTTAGTCATAGAGGATAACGAAAGTGTTTGTTCAATGTTAGAGATGTTTTTTCTGAAAGAAGATATTCAAGGACATTTTGTTCATGATGGTATAGAAGGGTATAACAAATTTACCAGTGAGTCTTTTGATGTTGTGATTGTTGATTGGATGCTACCTGGTATGGATGGGGTCACAATTTGCAGGAAGATTAGAGCAGATAAAAGCACTGTCCCGATTATTATGCTAACGGCAAAAGATAGTGAGTCAGATCAAGTGTTAGGACTTGAAATGGGTGCTGATGATTATGTGACAAAACCATTTAGCCCACTAGCATTGATGGCTCGTATTAGAGCAGTGACAAGAAGGTATAACAAAGTGAATGAAGAACATGATACGACTTATTTAGAGACACAATGTTTTAAAATCAGTAGAGAAACTAGAGAAGTATTTCTAAATAATACGCCTATTACCAACTTAACCCCAAAGGAATTTGATTTACTCTACTATTTTGCCCAGCACCCTCGACAAGTGTTTTCTAGAGAACAGTTATTAGAAAGAGTTTGGGGTTATCAATTTTATGGAGATGAACGAACGGTTGATGTTCATATAAAGAGGTTGAGAAAAAAGGTAGGAACTGATAACCAACCATTTTTTCATACTGTTTGGGGAGTTGGTTACAAGTTTGATGAATCGGTGGAAGTAAATGCGAATTAG
- a CDS encoding sensor histidine kinase, which yields MRIRYLYQLLASHISILIVAFSILSILFAHYVETLVYQNKADELTDYGVSILEDLQKMPDRQNQTANQYSLVLRSRNIQYLVFNEEINALYPQQGRITMIRWTEDELFKLRNGEAVVVKRDFKKRFEQDVSFVAVPYINNGQFLGGVLLISPVSGSREMISQINQYLFYTMIVALIIALLLSWILSRIHVKRIQRIREATSKISTGNYDVNVPSSSFDEIGELANDFNNMAGILRKSQLEIESLENRRRQFFADVSHELRTPLTTISGMVEGIRDNMIPENEKQRAIYLVNQETKRLIRLVNENLDYEKIRSNQVLLTKELIQLNEVFEIIQEQLVQQAEDKNNKLVIEVPDELEIYADYDRLMQILINITKNSIQFTSNGVIYLRGKFGYKEVVIEIEDTGMGIDPTEIERIWHRFYKADISRTTNPYGESGLGLSIVKKLVELHQGEISVSSEKDKGTKFTIRFPEKSETL from the coding sequence ATGCGAATTAGATATTTGTATCAACTACTTGCTAGTCATATTAGCATTTTAATCGTTGCTTTCTCCATATTAAGTATTTTATTTGCTCATTATGTGGAAACATTGGTTTATCAGAATAAAGCGGATGAACTGACCGATTATGGTGTGAGTATTTTAGAAGACCTACAAAAAATGCCGGACCGCCAAAATCAAACAGCTAATCAGTATAGTCTTGTTTTAAGGTCAAGGAACATTCAATATTTAGTTTTCAATGAAGAAATTAATGCTTTATACCCTCAGCAAGGCCGGATTACGATGATCAGGTGGACGGAAGATGAACTATTCAAGCTAAGGAATGGTGAAGCTGTTGTAGTAAAACGTGATTTTAAAAAGAGATTTGAGCAGGATGTTTCTTTTGTCGCCGTACCCTATATCAATAATGGTCAATTTCTGGGTGGTGTTCTGTTAATTTCACCTGTAAGTGGTTCAAGAGAAATGATTAGTCAAATAAATCAATATTTATTTTATACAATGATCGTTGCTTTAATCATTGCGTTACTACTAAGCTGGATTTTGTCTAGAATTCATGTGAAAAGAATTCAACGGATTCGCGAAGCGACTTCAAAAATCTCTACAGGTAACTACGATGTGAATGTTCCTTCGTCAAGTTTTGATGAAATAGGGGAGCTCGCAAATGATTTTAATAATATGGCTGGCATACTAAGAAAATCGCAACTAGAAATAGAGAGTCTTGAAAATCGTAGAAGACAATTTTTTGCGGATGTTTCTCATGAACTCAGGACCCCTTTGACAACAATTAGTGGAATGGTTGAAGGAATTAGAGATAACATGATCCCAGAAAATGAGAAGCAAAGAGCGATTTATCTCGTTAATCAAGAAACGAAAAGACTTATTCGTCTGGTAAATGAGAATCTTGACTATGAAAAAATACGATCGAATCAGGTTTTGTTAACAAAAGAATTGATTCAATTAAATGAAGTGTTTGAGATTATCCAAGAACAACTTGTTCAGCAAGCTGAAGATAAAAATAATAAATTAGTCATTGAAGTTCCTGATGAACTAGAAATTTACGCAGATTATGATCGTCTCATGCAAATTTTGATTAATATTACGAAGAATAGTATTCAGTTTACGTCAAATGGTGTGATTTACTTAAGAGGAAAATTCGGATATAAAGAAGTGGTAATAGAAATTGAAGATACAGGTATGGGGATCGATCCAACAGAAATTGAACGAATATGGCATCGATTTTACAAAGCAGACATATCTAGAACAACCAATCCCTATGGTGAGTCTGGTCTTGGTCTTTCTATAGTAAAAAAACTAGTGGAACTCCATCAAGGAGAAATTAGTGTCAGCAGTGAAAAGGACAAGGGAACGAAATTTACGATTCGATTTCCAGAGAAAAGTGAAACTTTATGA
- a CDS encoding YjcZ family sporulation protein, whose product MGAAAGYGGGFALVVVLFILLIIIGASYVGYGY is encoded by the coding sequence ATGGGTGCAGCTGCAGGTTATGGCGGAGGATTTGCTTTAGTTGTAGTATTGTTTATTCTCCTAATTATTATTGGTGCTTCATACGTTGGTTACGGATACTAA
- a CDS encoding YppG family protein, with amino-acid sequence MFPPNRFGPPRPPFTPPNQGPNQQQKPFVDYFKTPDGHWDFDKINGSIGQMNKLVGQVSPIIKQFNGFMKKF; translated from the coding sequence ATGTTTCCACCAAATCGTTTTGGACCCCCAAGACCGCCTTTTACACCACCAAATCAGGGACCTAATCAACAGCAAAAGCCATTTGTTGATTATTTTAAAACACCTGACGGACATTGGGACTTTGATAAAATTAATGGTTCAATCGGTCAAATGAATAAACTAGTTGGGCAGGTAAGTCCTATAATTAAACAATTCAATGGGTTTATGAAAAAATTTTAA
- a CDS encoding LLM class flavin-dependent oxidoreductase has translation MKYGFWLPIFGGWLRNVENEQMPPTYEYAKQVIQSGEKWGFSTTLIAELYLNDIKGPEQDSLEAWSTAAALAAVTEKIEIMTAVRPGFHNPAVTAKMAANIDQISNGRFTLNVVSAWWEEEARQYGGIFTEHDERYERTEEFIHVLKGLWSQETFNYEGRFYNIQNAKLSPKPVQRPNPILYAGGESPKGKQTITELCDAYVMHGGTVEEIEQKITDMKTRRSKTNNPPLSSFGMAAYVICRDTEEEALAELARITDVKENSGYAGFKDFTSKSQLEQQIQLQDYSVSNRGLRPNLVGTPEQIAEKILQYEDTGLDLLLLQFSPQLEEMEFFSKRVMPLVEEKRNSRILEK, from the coding sequence ATGAAATATGGGTTTTGGTTACCAATTTTTGGTGGGTGGCTTAGAAATGTAGAAAATGAACAAATGCCTCCTACATATGAATATGCTAAACAAGTCATACAATCAGGAGAAAAATGGGGGTTTTCAACAACATTAATCGCAGAGTTGTATCTAAATGATATTAAAGGTCCTGAACAGGATTCTCTTGAAGCATGGTCAACAGCTGCTGCCCTTGCTGCAGTGACAGAGAAAATTGAAATTATGACAGCAGTGAGACCAGGTTTTCATAACCCGGCTGTTACTGCTAAAATGGCAGCTAATATTGATCAAATTAGTAATGGAAGATTTACTTTAAATGTTGTTTCAGCTTGGTGGGAAGAAGAAGCAAGACAATATGGTGGAATCTTCACTGAGCATGATGAAAGATATGAACGTACCGAAGAGTTTATTCATGTATTAAAAGGATTATGGAGCCAAGAGACGTTTAATTATGAAGGCCGTTTTTATAATATCCAAAATGCAAAGCTATCGCCAAAGCCTGTACAACGACCTAATCCAATTTTATATGCTGGAGGCGAAAGTCCTAAAGGAAAGCAGACCATTACAGAATTATGTGATGCTTATGTAATGCATGGTGGAACAGTTGAAGAAATTGAGCAAAAAATTACTGACATGAAGACACGTCGTTCAAAAACGAATAATCCACCATTATCTTCTTTTGGAATGGCAGCCTATGTCATTTGTAGGGATACAGAGGAAGAAGCTTTAGCAGAGTTGGCAAGGATAACAGATGTGAAAGAAAATAGTGGTTATGCTGGTTTTAAAGACTTTACTAGTAAATCTCAGTTAGAGCAACAAATTCAGCTTCAAGATTATTCAGTGTCAAATCGTGGGCTTCGTCCTAACTTAGTGGGGACTCCAGAGCAAATTGCTGAAAAGATCTTACAATACGAAGATACTGGTCTTGATTTATTGTTACTTCAATTTTCTCCACAGCTTGAGGAGATGGAATTTTTCTCAAAACGAGTAATGCCTCTTGTGGAAGAAAAAAGAAATAGTAGAATTCTAGAGAAATAG
- a CDS encoding acyl-CoA dehydrogenase family protein: MTISFIKTDKQRELYSKISSLADRFNERAAINDEKGCFSFENIEDLKEIGYTKLTVPKRFGGEDISLYEFLLFQERLAQGDGSTALSMGWHLGVMMDINEKRDWKEERIEQMASEVLNGALINRAATEPQTGSPTRGGKPQTMAKKEGDCWIVNGRKTFTTMSPALDYFLVISSIEDSHQIAEFAIHKDSPGLSINETWDTISMRGTGSHDLILENVKVSNENLVDMMTKRNTTPNGWLLHIPACYLGIALAARDYAVKFANEYSPNSIKGTIKDLPNVQRLVGEMDAELMQARHFMYSVAKEWDEATTKNHFTSELGVVKYMATNTAISVVDKAMRIVGAKSLQRSNPLQRYYRDVRAGLHNPPMDDMTILNLANAAFKSLT, encoded by the coding sequence ATGACGATTTCGTTTATTAAAACTGATAAACAACGTGAGCTTTATTCAAAAATTTCTAGCTTAGCTGACCGATTTAATGAACGTGCAGCAATAAATGATGAAAAGGGCTGTTTTTCTTTTGAAAATATAGAGGATTTAAAAGAGATTGGCTATACGAAGCTAACTGTCCCGAAAAGATTTGGTGGGGAAGACATTTCGTTGTATGAGTTTTTATTATTTCAAGAACGTTTGGCACAAGGAGATGGTTCAACAGCCTTATCAATGGGATGGCATCTTGGAGTAATGATGGATATAAATGAAAAGCGTGACTGGAAGGAAGAGAGAATCGAACAAATGGCATCCGAGGTCTTGAACGGTGCACTAATTAACCGCGCTGCAACAGAGCCCCAAACAGGAAGTCCTACTAGAGGTGGAAAACCCCAAACAATGGCCAAAAAAGAAGGAGACTGTTGGATTGTAAATGGTAGAAAGACTTTTACAACAATGTCGCCAGCGCTAGATTATTTTCTTGTGATTTCTTCAATTGAAGATTCACATCAAATAGCAGAGTTTGCGATTCATAAAGATTCCCCCGGATTATCCATCAATGAAACCTGGGACACCATCTCAATGAGAGGTACTGGAAGTCATGATTTAATTCTAGAGAATGTAAAAGTGTCGAACGAAAATCTAGTTGATATGATGACAAAAAGAAATACAACACCAAATGGGTGGCTTTTGCACATACCAGCGTGCTATCTTGGTATTGCCCTTGCTGCTAGGGACTATGCGGTTAAGTTTGCAAATGAGTATTCACCTAACAGTATTAAAGGTACGATAAAGGATTTACCAAATGTACAACGCTTAGTTGGAGAAATGGATGCAGAATTAATGCAAGCCCGTCACTTCATGTATTCAGTTGCGAAAGAATGGGATGAGGCTACAACAAAGAATCATTTCACCTCTGAACTAGGGGTAGTCAAGTATATGGCAACAAATACAGCTATTTCGGTTGTCGATAAAGCAATGCGTATAGTAGGGGCTAAAAGTCTTCAACGATCAAATCCGTTACAGCGTTATTATCGAGATGTAAGAGCTGGCCTACATAATCCTCCAATGGATGATATGACAATTTTAAACCTTGCGAATGCTGCATTTAAGTCATTAACTTAG
- a CDS encoding ATP-grasp domain-containing protein, whose translation MSKIYVIHENSEWTVHLTNRLEELGLPYEEWHLDQGTLDLSTEPPEGIFYSRMSASSHTRDHRFAAEFTAQVLSWLEYHGRTVINGSKALQLEVSKVLQYLELNKGGVKTPKTIAAVGKEQVIAAAKGFEGQPFITKHNRAGKGLGVQLFQTVDALKAYVNGPDFEEPVDGITLIQEYIYSPESYITRCEFVGGKFQYAVRVDTSEGFELCPADACHIGDLFCPVGEEVEEKPKFQIIEGFNEEIITKYEGVLAANNIKVAGIEFIRNADGDIFTYDINTNTNYNSDAEAKAGKFGMLELAKFLGEELRKTGLLV comes from the coding sequence ATGAGTAAAATATATGTGATACATGAAAATAGTGAATGGACAGTTCATTTAACAAACCGATTAGAAGAACTAGGGTTACCTTACGAAGAATGGCACTTAGATCAAGGCACATTAGATTTATCAACAGAACCACCAGAGGGAATATTCTATAGTCGAATGAGTGCTTCATCTCACACACGTGATCATCGTTTTGCGGCAGAGTTCACAGCGCAAGTACTTTCATGGCTGGAATATCATGGGAGAACTGTAATCAACGGAAGTAAAGCACTTCAACTTGAAGTGAGTAAGGTTCTTCAGTACTTAGAGTTAAATAAAGGTGGAGTGAAAACACCAAAGACAATTGCTGCAGTCGGCAAAGAACAAGTTATAGCAGCAGCAAAGGGATTTGAAGGTCAGCCTTTTATTACGAAACATAACCGAGCTGGGAAAGGACTTGGAGTTCAGCTTTTTCAAACAGTAGATGCCCTAAAAGCATATGTAAATGGACCAGATTTTGAGGAACCAGTAGATGGAATTACATTAATTCAAGAATATATCTATTCCCCAGAATCCTACATCACACGTTGTGAATTTGTTGGTGGTAAATTCCAATATGCAGTTAGAGTAGATACATCAGAAGGCTTTGAGCTTTGCCCTGCAGATGCATGTCACATCGGTGATTTATTCTGCCCAGTTGGTGAAGAGGTTGAAGAAAAACCTAAGTTCCAAATCATTGAAGGTTTTAATGAAGAGATTATTACTAAATATGAAGGTGTTCTGGCTGCAAATAATATTAAAGTTGCAGGAATTGAATTTATCCGTAATGCGGATGGAGATATATTTACTTATGACATTAATACAAATACAAATTACAATTCAGATGCTGAAGCAAAAGCTGGGAAATTTGGAATGTTGGAATTAGCAAAATTTTTAGGCGAAGAGCTAAGAAAAACTGGGCTTTTGGTTTAA
- a CDS encoding ABC transporter ATP-binding protein, with protein sequence MSALLEFNSINYWYKHENKKHDILKNINVGFEKGTFYTIVGPSGSGKTTFLALASALDVPKDGTIFYDGKDIRKIGLSKFRNKYVSIVFQSYNLLPYMSGLQNVVTAMEITGSPQKNKKQYALDVLQKVGIDEKQAKQKVLTLSGGQQQRVSIARALSCESDLIVADEPTGNLDEDTAKEIIRLFQDLAHKENKCIIVVTHDLSISSISDINVKLSKGEIKIVKNKNTKLVSI encoded by the coding sequence ATGAGTGCTTTATTAGAATTTAATTCTATCAATTATTGGTATAAGCATGAAAATAAGAAACATGATATCTTAAAAAATATAAATGTAGGTTTTGAAAAAGGAACATTTTATACAATTGTTGGTCCATCAGGTTCTGGTAAGACAACTTTTTTAGCTTTAGCAAGTGCTCTAGATGTTCCTAAAGATGGAACCATCTTTTATGATGGAAAGGATATAAGAAAAATAGGTTTATCTAAATTTAGGAACAAATATGTATCCATTGTTTTTCAATCTTATAATCTACTTCCATATATGTCAGGCTTACAAAACGTTGTAACAGCTATGGAAATCACAGGGTCACCACAAAAAAATAAAAAGCAATACGCTTTAGACGTTTTACAAAAGGTCGGGATTGACGAAAAGCAAGCCAAACAAAAAGTGCTCACCTTAAGTGGTGGACAACAACAGCGTGTCTCAATAGCACGTGCTTTGAGCTGCGAATCGGATTTGATTGTCGCGGATGAACCTACTGGAAACCTAGATGAGGATACAGCAAAAGAGATTATACGTCTGTTTCAAGATTTAGCACATAAAGAAAACAAATGCATTATTGTGGTAACACATGATCTAAGTATTTCCTCTATTTCAGATATAAATGTAAAGCTTTCTAAAGGAGAAATAAAGATTGTAAAAAATAAAAATACTAAATTGGTATCAATCTAA
- a CDS encoding MarR family winged helix-turn-helix transcriptional regulator, giving the protein MDSEKIQELVDRYIKVSHYVMKRGESLIRNQISEDLTNDQHATLRYIKKTNNCTSSELADVFDVKKSAITAIINRLTDKELIIRTRDESDRRVVYLTLTNLGEELFQKSEQKINHLVGHFITQFNQDEIEQFINTYEKLATILEEINIEHLEDEQ; this is encoded by the coding sequence GTGGATAGTGAGAAGATTCAAGAACTCGTTGACCGTTACATAAAGGTCTCTCATTATGTTATGAAAAGGGGAGAATCTCTTATTCGTAATCAAATTAGTGAGGATTTAACGAACGACCAACATGCGACTCTTAGGTACATTAAAAAGACTAATAACTGCACTTCTTCGGAATTAGCCGACGTGTTTGACGTGAAAAAGAGTGCTATAACTGCGATCATCAACCGCTTAACCGATAAAGAGTTAATAATAAGGACACGAGATGAAAGTGATCGTAGAGTGGTGTATTTAACCTTAACCAATCTTGGTGAAGAGTTATTTCAGAAGTCCGAGCAGAAAATTAACCATCTGGTAGGACATTTCATTACTCAATTTAACCAAGATGAAATTGAGCAATTTATTAACACATATGAAAAATTAGCGACTATTTTAGAGGAGATTAATATAGAGCATTTGGAGGATGAACAGTGA
- a CDS encoding MMPL family transporter: MGITEILTHFNEEELKDQLVVVEIQTGLTQIEQGFRQGSAGSGEIKKGLEEIKRNTEKLTAGTQELLEGYKEVGASLQTLSSEYENVKEELATISQYLSSTNDYFADLETNHEQLLLDESYHKLKGTVLATADETTNVVTGLEQLNAGLAGLSGVISEANKSFETIIAGQTALATGMNQLIIGVAQQQAGLEDAANGQNQIINHMTSFTGGLGSINSGQKQLLDGFKDLNGQMDQLTDGLTQSADGLNEVSKGLFSAQDYLDGLSTNQETSGFYIPEDVLESGEFKQSLDAYMSKDRKVMTMEVIFTANPYSSEAMDQMDEIKSAVDRAVKGLKLENARVAVGGVTSVYSDLDEISEQDYTRTVFLMLAGISVIFLILLRSFIMPIYLIGSLILTYYTSMAVTEWIFVGLLGYSGISWAVPFFAFVILVALGIDYSIFLMDRFNEYRHISVEEAILVSMRKMGTVIISAAVILGGTFAAMMPSGVLSLLQIATILLTGLFLYGLVMLPLFVPLMVKTFGKANWWPFLNNEKYHQQNHDQNFKG, from the coding sequence TTGGGAATTACCGAAATACTTACCCATTTTAACGAAGAAGAATTAAAGGATCAGCTTGTTGTTGTTGAGATTCAAACAGGATTAACTCAAATTGAACAAGGATTTCGTCAAGGATCTGCTGGTTCTGGAGAAATTAAAAAAGGACTTGAAGAAATTAAAAGAAATACTGAAAAGCTAACAGCTGGAACACAGGAGCTGTTAGAAGGCTATAAAGAAGTTGGTGCTTCATTACAGACTCTTTCTAGTGAGTATGAGAACGTAAAAGAAGAGCTTGCAACAATTTCGCAGTATCTATCATCAACAAATGACTATTTTGCTGATCTAGAAACCAATCACGAACAGCTACTTCTAGATGAGTCATATCATAAGCTAAAGGGAACCGTACTTGCTACAGCAGATGAAACAACGAATGTAGTGACTGGACTTGAACAATTAAACGCAGGACTTGCCGGTTTATCTGGTGTGATCAGCGAAGCTAATAAGTCGTTTGAGACAATAATTGCTGGTCAAACTGCATTAGCAACTGGAATGAATCAATTAATCATTGGAGTTGCACAGCAACAAGCAGGACTTGAAGATGCAGCAAATGGTCAAAATCAGATTATAAACCATATGACTTCTTTCACTGGAGGACTAGGTAGCATTAATAGTGGTCAAAAACAACTTCTAGACGGCTTTAAGGATTTAAATGGCCAGATGGATCAATTGACAGATGGTCTAACTCAAAGTGCTGATGGACTGAATGAAGTTTCTAAAGGACTTTTTTCAGCACAGGATTACCTTGATGGATTATCTACAAACCAAGAAACGAGCGGGTTTTATATTCCAGAGGATGTCTTAGAAAGTGGAGAATTTAAGCAATCACTGGATGCGTATATGTCCAAAGATCGAAAAGTGATGACAATGGAGGTTATCTTTACTGCAAATCCATACTCAAGTGAGGCTATGGATCAAATGGATGAAATTAAATCAGCAGTAGATAGAGCGGTTAAAGGTTTAAAGCTAGAAAATGCTAGAGTAGCAGTTGGAGGAGTAACTAGTGTATATTCAGATTTAGATGAGATTTCTGAACAGGATTATACACGTACTGTATTTTTAATGCTAGCTGGAATTAGTGTTATTTTTCTTATTTTACTTCGTTCTTTTATCATGCCTATCTATTTAATAGGTTCATTGATTTTAACTTATTATACATCGATGGCAGTTACTGAATGGATTTTTGTCGGGTTATTAGGTTATTCGGGGATTAGCTGGGCGGTACCATTCTTTGCGTTTGTTATATTAGTAGCGTTAGGAATAGATTACAGTATCTTCTTGATGGATCGATTTAATGAATATAGACATATATCAGTAGAAGAAGCGATTCTCGTATCAATGAGGAAAATGGGAACAGTTATTATTTCCGCAGCGGTCATACTTGGAGGAACTTTTGCTGCAATGATGCCTTCTGGTGTATTATCATTATTACAAATTGCAACGATTTTATTAACTGGGTTGTTCTTATATGGTTTAGTCATGCTTCCGTTGTTTGTACCTTTGATGGTCAAAACATTCGGTAAAGCAAACTGGTGGCCATTTTTGAACAATGAAAAATATCATCAGCAGAATCATGATCAAAACTTTAAAGGTTAA